One stretch of Juglans microcarpa x Juglans regia isolate MS1-56 chromosome 3D, Jm3101_v1.0, whole genome shotgun sequence DNA includes these proteins:
- the LOC121255735 gene encoding protein SLOW GREEN 1, chloroplastic: MSFTLATLSSSSSSSINSLSSSISTTKPSSSSSYLRFSTPNLQYPHSRLKVFACATHTPNVTTERNPHPIVRTLGRYTKAALFVCATAAMIAKLSVLPARAESPTALSQQTPILEEEQDQAQAEAEAAAQDRDLSSPLSELLESNSEAVETLKSLLQENLENGEDEQALKVLRRLIAAQPSSTEWKFLMGRLLNEMGDAENARRVFEEILALDPLSFEALFENALIMDRCGEGEAVIKRLEDALNIALEENKAKEARDVRFIMAQIQFLQKNVDEALRTYQDLAKEDPKDFRPYFCMGMIYSLQDRNAEARDQFAKYRELSPKKYEVEGYLRTPLSRMKLFGSNEN; this comes from the coding sequence ATGAGCTTCACTTTAGCCACATtatcgtcgtcgtcgtcgtcgtcaaTCAATTCCctctcatcctccatctccactACAAaaccatcatcttcttcttcgtatCTCCGTTTTAGCACTCCAAATCTCCAGTATCCCCACTCTCGCCTCAAAGTCTTTGCTTGCGCGACTCACACCCCAAATGTCACCACCGAAAGGAACCCCCATCCCATTGTTCGAACACTTGGTCGCTACACAAAAGCCGCACTTTTCGTCTGTGCCACGGCCGCAATGATAGCAAAGCTCTCGGTGTTGCCAGCCAGAGCGGAATCTCCTACCGCACTTTCCCAGCAAACCCCGATTCTTGAAGAAGAGCAGGACCAAGCTCAAGCCGAAGCCGAAGCTGCAGCCCAAGACCGAGACCTGTCCTCCCCATTGTCCGAGTTACTCGAATCGAATTCCGAAGCCGTCGAGACCTTGAAGTCGCTATTGCAAGAAAATCTCGAGAATGGAGAGGACGAGCAGGCTCTCAAGGTCCTCAGACGCCTGATTGCTGCACAGCCCTCTTCAACCGAGTGGAAGTTCCTGATGGGGAGGTTGTTAAACGAAATGGGCGACGCCGAGAACGCGCGCAGAGTGTTTGAAGAAATTCTAGCTCTTGACCCGTTGTCGTTTGAAGCATTGTTTGAGAACGCTTTGATTATGGACCGGTGTGGGGAAGGCGAGGCCGTGATTAAGCGGTTGGAAGACGCGTTGAATATTGCGTTGGAGGAGAACAAGGCGAAGGAGGCACGGGACGTGCGGTTCATAATGGCACAGATACAGTTTTTGCAGAAGAATGTTGATGAGGCTTTGAGGACTTACCAGGATTTGGCGAAGGAGGATCCCAAAGATTTTAGGCCCTATTTTTGTATGGGGATGATTTATAGCTTGCAGGACAGGAATGCTGAGGCGAGAGATCAGTTTGCCAAGTACCGGGAGCTTTCTCCAAAGAAGTATGAGGTAGAGGGGTACTTGAGAACCCCATTGTCCAGGATGAAGCTATTTGGTTCGAATGAGAATTAA
- the LOC121255887 gene encoding uncharacterized protein LOC121255887 isoform X1 — protein MEYERIQQPQGGGLSPGKLRTMLLGAKRKSIQEEGLRSNFTSRSHSSSSSSPQIHDAGDSGSDNCKVVDVVTVLPECSTSTAVYSLGSDMVTDRRLNTLINSRHKTQEDSTLDCDSGHDGMTVSSALFEFQKAERAHQRVPLGPFSKPAPSKWDDAQKWIASPTSNRPKMGQAQVHGGQGVGSRKAANVGYQLSAKVVVEVPEQRVASFEEPDTKRIDTNQAKMECAGLKFVSWEVDHPYPIADSYGKPVLMIENSVGESVINLSQHDSSVAIQSATTFIPPPSTARSVSMRDMGTEMTPIASQEPSRTGTPVRATTPMRSPISSRPTTPGRAAPASSPSDPCNDHLELNKNELSEKELQMKTRREIMVLGTQLGKMNIAAWASKEEDKDASTSLKTLASEKAAKSVTETRAAAWEEAEKAKYLARFKREEMKIQAWENHQIAKTEAEMRKVEVEVERMRGQAHDKLMNKLAAARHKAEEKRAVAETKRNQQASKTEQQTEYIRQTGRIAYSFSCCGWCS, from the exons ATGGAGTACGAAAGGATCCAACAGCCTCAG GGTGGGGGATTGTCGCCTGGGAAGTTGAGGACCATGCTACTTGGAGCAAAAAGGAAATCAATCCAAGAGGAAGGGCTTCGCTCTAATTTCACCTCCAGATCTcattcgtcttcttcttcttctcctcagatTCATGACGCTG GTGATAGCGGTTCTGATAATTGCAAAGTTGTAGATGTTGTGACTGTTCTTCCTGAGTGCTCCACTTCAACTGCAGTCTACTCATTAGGCTCGGACATGGTAACTGACCGCAGATTGAACACATTAATCAATTCAAGGCATAAAACTCAAGAAGATTCTACATTGGATTGTGATAGTGGGCACGACGGCATGACTGTGTCCTCAGCCCTCTTTGAGTTTCAGAAGGCTGAGCGGGCCCACCAGAGAGTGCCTCTTGGGCCATTCTCAAAGCCGGCACCATCCAAATGGGATGATGCCCAAAAGTGGATTGCAAGCCCTACTTCAAACCGGCCAAAGATGGGGCAGGCTCAAGTGCATGGTGGGCAAGGAGTTGGATCACGAAAGGCGGCTAATGTTGGTTATCAGCTGTCTGCTAAGGTTGTTGTTGAAGTTCCAGAACAAAGAGTTGCTTCCTTCGAAGAACCAGATACGAAGCGGATTGATACAAATCAAGCTAAGATGGAATGTGCGGGGTTGAAGTTTGTCAGTTGGGAAGTAGACCACCCCTATCCAATTGCAGATTCATATGGCAAGCCTGTCCTCATGATTGAGAACTCTGTTGGAGAGTCAGTGA TTAATCTCAGCCAACATGATTCATCTGTAGCCATCCAGAGTGCAACTACATTTATACCACCTCCCTCAACAGCTCGGTCTGTATCAATGAGAGATATGGGCACTGAAATGACTCCTATTGCTAGCCAAGAACCTTCCAGGACTGGAACTCCTGTGAGGGCAACAACACCAATGCGCAGCCCAATTTCTTCTAGGCCAACTACTCCAGGCAGAGCTGCCCCTGCTTCATCACCATCTGATCCATGTAATGATCATCTGGAACTTAACAAGAATGAATTATCTGAAAAGGAGCTACAGATGAAAACTAGGAGAGAGATTATGGTTCTTGGGACACAGCTGGGGAAAATGAATATTGCTGCTTGGGCTAGCAAAGAGGAGGATAAGGATGCGTCCACTTCACTGAAAACTTTAGCTTCAGAAAAGGCAGCTAAGAGTGTCACAGAGACACGTGCAGCAGCTTGGGAGGAGGCGGAGAAAGCCAAATATTTGGCCAG GTTCAAACGTGAAGAGATGAAAATTCAGGCATGGGAGAATCATCAAATAGCCAAAACAGAAGCTGAGATGAGGAAAGTTGAG GTAGAGGTTGAAAGAATGAGGGGGCAAGCACATGATAAGCTTATGAATAAATTAGCAGCTGCAAGGCACAAGGCTGAAGAAAAGCGAGCAGTGGCCGAAACCAAGAGAAACCAGCAAGCTTCAAAAACTGAGCAACAAACAGAGTATATACGCCAAACTGGTCGCATCGCTTACTCGTTTTCATGTTGTGGTTGGTGCTCCTAG
- the LOC121255887 gene encoding uncharacterized protein LOC121255887 isoform X2, with product MEYERIQQPQGGGLSPGKLRTMLLGAKRKSIQEEGLRSNFTSRSHSSSSSSPQIHDAGDSGSDNCKVVDVVTVLPECSTSTAVYSLGSDMVTDRRLNTLINSRHKTQEDSTLDCDSGHDGMTVSSALFEFQKAERAHQRVPLGPFSKPAPSKWDDAQKWIASPTSNRPKMGQAQVHGGQGVGSRKAANVGYQLSAKVVVEVPEQRVASFEEPDTKRIDTNQAKMECAGLKFVSWEVDHPYPIADSYGKPVLMIENSVGESVINLSQHDSSVAIQSATTFIPPPSTARSVSMRDMGTEMTPIASQEPSRTGTPVRATTPMRSPISSRPTTPGRAAPASSPSDPCNDHLELNKNELSEKELQMKTRREIMVLGTQLGKMNIAAWASKEEDKDASTSLKTLASEKAAKSVTETRAAAWEEAEKAKYLARFKREEMKIQAWENHQIAKTEAEMRKVECVVFR from the exons ATGGAGTACGAAAGGATCCAACAGCCTCAG GGTGGGGGATTGTCGCCTGGGAAGTTGAGGACCATGCTACTTGGAGCAAAAAGGAAATCAATCCAAGAGGAAGGGCTTCGCTCTAATTTCACCTCCAGATCTcattcgtcttcttcttcttctcctcagatTCATGACGCTG GTGATAGCGGTTCTGATAATTGCAAAGTTGTAGATGTTGTGACTGTTCTTCCTGAGTGCTCCACTTCAACTGCAGTCTACTCATTAGGCTCGGACATGGTAACTGACCGCAGATTGAACACATTAATCAATTCAAGGCATAAAACTCAAGAAGATTCTACATTGGATTGTGATAGTGGGCACGACGGCATGACTGTGTCCTCAGCCCTCTTTGAGTTTCAGAAGGCTGAGCGGGCCCACCAGAGAGTGCCTCTTGGGCCATTCTCAAAGCCGGCACCATCCAAATGGGATGATGCCCAAAAGTGGATTGCAAGCCCTACTTCAAACCGGCCAAAGATGGGGCAGGCTCAAGTGCATGGTGGGCAAGGAGTTGGATCACGAAAGGCGGCTAATGTTGGTTATCAGCTGTCTGCTAAGGTTGTTGTTGAAGTTCCAGAACAAAGAGTTGCTTCCTTCGAAGAACCAGATACGAAGCGGATTGATACAAATCAAGCTAAGATGGAATGTGCGGGGTTGAAGTTTGTCAGTTGGGAAGTAGACCACCCCTATCCAATTGCAGATTCATATGGCAAGCCTGTCCTCATGATTGAGAACTCTGTTGGAGAGTCAGTGA TTAATCTCAGCCAACATGATTCATCTGTAGCCATCCAGAGTGCAACTACATTTATACCACCTCCCTCAACAGCTCGGTCTGTATCAATGAGAGATATGGGCACTGAAATGACTCCTATTGCTAGCCAAGAACCTTCCAGGACTGGAACTCCTGTGAGGGCAACAACACCAATGCGCAGCCCAATTTCTTCTAGGCCAACTACTCCAGGCAGAGCTGCCCCTGCTTCATCACCATCTGATCCATGTAATGATCATCTGGAACTTAACAAGAATGAATTATCTGAAAAGGAGCTACAGATGAAAACTAGGAGAGAGATTATGGTTCTTGGGACACAGCTGGGGAAAATGAATATTGCTGCTTGGGCTAGCAAAGAGGAGGATAAGGATGCGTCCACTTCACTGAAAACTTTAGCTTCAGAAAAGGCAGCTAAGAGTGTCACAGAGACACGTGCAGCAGCTTGGGAGGAGGCGGAGAAAGCCAAATATTTGGCCAG GTTCAAACGTGAAGAGATGAAAATTCAGGCATGGGAGAATCATCAAATAGCCAAAACAGAAGCTGAGATGAGGAAAGTTGAG TGTGTGGTTTTCAGGTAG